A DNA window from Pseudarthrobacter sp. W1I19 contains the following coding sequences:
- a CDS encoding acyl carrier protein gives MASNEEILAGLAEIVNEETGLAPEAVELDKSFTEDLDIDSISMMTIVVNAEEKFGVRIPDEEVKNLKTVGDAVSFIAGAQA, from the coding sequence ATGGCTAGCAACGAAGAGATCCTGGCCGGACTGGCTGAAATCGTGAACGAAGAAACCGGCCTGGCCCCCGAGGCTGTGGAGCTGGACAAGTCCTTCACCGAGGACCTGGACATCGACTCCATCTCCATGATGACCATCGTGGTCAACGCTGAAGAGAAGTTCGGTGTGCGCATCCCGGACGAAGAGGTCAAGAACCTCAAGACCGTCGGCGACGCCGTCAGCTTCATCGCTGGAGCACAGGCCTAG
- a CDS encoding beta-ketoacyl-ACP synthase III has protein sequence MSVPTLKQAPIQEHTRILGLGAYRPDVIVTNEDVCQWIDSSDEWIRQRTGIVTRHRAPADVSVIDMAEGAAREAMEKAGIQGSDLGAVIVSTVTHPYATPSAAASLADRLGATPAPAFDISAACAGYCYGIAQGDSLVRSGAAKYVLVVGAEKLSDVIDNRERTISFLLGDGAGAVVIGPSETPGIAPSVWGSDGSKWDAIGMTRSMLDVRDLGMAARQSDSTGDLALLEEAQELYPTLRQDGQTVFRWAVWEMAKVAQQALEAAGVTAEDLVAFIPHQANMRIIDEMVKKLKLPETVTVARDIADAGNTSAASIPLATHRLLAEKPELSGGLALQIGFGAGLVFGAQVVVLP, from the coding sequence ATGAGCGTTCCCACGCTGAAGCAGGCTCCCATTCAGGAGCACACCCGGATCCTGGGTCTCGGCGCCTACCGCCCCGACGTGATCGTCACCAATGAAGACGTCTGCCAGTGGATCGACTCTTCTGACGAATGGATCCGCCAGCGCACCGGGATTGTCACCCGGCACCGCGCCCCTGCCGACGTCAGCGTCATCGACATGGCCGAGGGCGCTGCCCGCGAAGCGATGGAAAAGGCCGGCATCCAAGGCTCGGACCTGGGCGCCGTCATTGTCTCCACGGTCACCCATCCGTACGCCACGCCGTCGGCTGCTGCCAGCCTGGCGGACCGACTCGGCGCCACCCCTGCCCCCGCCTTTGACATCTCGGCTGCCTGCGCCGGTTACTGCTACGGCATCGCGCAGGGTGACTCACTGGTGCGTTCCGGAGCTGCGAAGTATGTGCTGGTGGTCGGCGCCGAAAAGCTCTCCGACGTTATTGACAACCGGGAACGCACCATCTCCTTCCTGCTCGGGGACGGTGCAGGCGCCGTCGTCATTGGCCCCTCCGAAACTCCCGGCATCGCGCCCTCTGTGTGGGGCTCGGACGGCAGCAAATGGGACGCCATCGGCATGACCCGGTCAATGCTGGACGTCCGTGACCTTGGCATGGCTGCCCGGCAGTCCGACTCCACCGGCGACCTTGCCCTGCTCGAAGAGGCCCAGGAGCTCTACCCCACGCTGCGCCAGGATGGCCAGACCGTATTCCGCTGGGCTGTCTGGGAAATGGCGAAGGTGGCCCAGCAGGCCCTCGAGGCCGCCGGTGTGACCGCTGAGGACCTGGTGGCCTTTATCCCCCACCAGGCCAACATGCGCATCATCGACGAGATGGTGAAGAAGCTGAAACTGCCCGAGACAGTTACAGTGGCACGGGACATCGCCGACGCAGGAAACACCTCTGCGGCGTCCATCCCGCTGGCTACCCACCGCCTCCTGGCGGAAAAGCCGGAACTGAGCGGCGGTCTGGCACTGCAGATCGGTTTCGGTGCCGGGCTGGTCTTCGGCGCCCAGGTAGTTGTCCTTCCCTAG
- a CDS encoding ACP S-malonyltransferase, whose amino-acid sequence MLAIVCPGQGSQTPGFLAPWLELPPVAGQLAALSDIAGIDLIAHGTTSDEETIKDTAVAQPLIVAAGLVAAASLFDVELNSLPVILAGHSVGEITASALAGVLTEQEAMTFVRERANSMAAAASVTPTGMSAVVGGDPAEVLAAIEAAGATPANVNGAGQTVAAGTFEQLKALADNPPAKARVIPLKVAGAFHTSHMSPAVSTLKALEPQLKPQAPKVPLLSNYDGGEVTDGGAAVESLIAQVSRPVRWDLCMEALVQRGVTGVIELAPAGTLAGLAKRGMPGVKTVAVKTPDDLSAALALFAELEGNA is encoded by the coding sequence GTGCTTGCAATAGTCTGCCCTGGACAGGGCTCGCAAACCCCGGGTTTTCTGGCCCCTTGGCTTGAACTGCCCCCGGTGGCAGGCCAGCTGGCCGCCCTGAGCGACATCGCAGGCATTGACCTGATCGCGCACGGGACCACCTCGGACGAGGAAACCATCAAGGACACTGCCGTAGCGCAGCCCCTGATCGTTGCGGCCGGCCTCGTCGCCGCCGCATCCCTTTTCGACGTCGAGCTGAACTCCCTGCCGGTCATCCTGGCCGGACATTCCGTCGGTGAAATCACGGCCTCGGCGCTTGCCGGAGTCCTCACCGAGCAGGAAGCCATGACCTTCGTCCGTGAGCGTGCCAACAGCATGGCCGCGGCCGCGTCCGTCACGCCTACCGGCATGAGCGCGGTGGTAGGCGGGGACCCGGCAGAGGTCCTGGCTGCGATCGAAGCAGCAGGCGCCACCCCTGCCAACGTCAACGGCGCCGGGCAGACCGTTGCAGCCGGGACGTTTGAACAGCTTAAGGCTCTCGCGGACAATCCGCCCGCCAAGGCGCGCGTCATTCCATTGAAGGTGGCCGGCGCCTTCCACACCAGCCACATGTCACCGGCTGTCAGCACGCTCAAAGCACTGGAGCCGCAGCTGAAGCCGCAAGCCCCGAAGGTTCCCCTGCTGTCGAATTACGACGGCGGGGAGGTCACCGACGGCGGTGCCGCCGTCGAAAGCCTGATCGCCCAGGTGTCCCGGCCCGTCCGGTGGGACCTCTGCATGGAGGCGCTGGTCCAGCGCGGCGTCACCGGCGTCATCGAACTGGCTCCCGCAGGCACGCTTGCCGGGCTTGCCAAGCGGGGCATGCCGGGCGTCAAGACCGTTGCAGTCAAGACTCCCGATGACCTTTCCGCCGCCCTGGCCCTTTTTGCAGAACTGGAGGGCAACGCATGA
- a CDS encoding CdaR family transcriptional regulator, whose amino-acid sequence MPAPATPSAKRKQSLPRVTPEKSETLKKLRANVGQLSTTTMRELEKSLPWYSRLSSDERSALGMVAQNGIAAFVTWYERPSSPSWILTDVFGTAPTELTRSISLQKALQLIRIVVEVVEDQVPVIAPEADQPSLREAVLRYSREVAFAAADVYARAAESRGSWDTRLEALIVDAILRGENTDALRSRIAALGWKAQERFTVMVGNSPSEPSASYVSELRRMAGRYAEDALVGIQGDRLILILGGVQDRETAYVKLSDMFAPGPVVYGPEASSLLEASSSAQSAFAGLTAARAWPAAPRPVAADDLLPERVISGDDAARRSLVKNIYRPLLAASNGLVETLGTYLELGHSLEATARELFVHANTVRYRLKRVCDVTGWDPLLPREAFVLQAALVVGRLSAPPKAAAERHPSRNQP is encoded by the coding sequence ATGCCAGCACCAGCCACACCGTCCGCCAAGCGCAAACAGTCCCTCCCCAGGGTGACCCCGGAGAAATCCGAGACCTTGAAGAAACTGCGGGCAAACGTGGGCCAGCTTTCCACCACCACCATGCGTGAGCTGGAAAAATCCCTGCCCTGGTACAGCCGGCTCAGCTCCGACGAGCGTTCCGCCCTCGGGATGGTGGCGCAAAACGGCATCGCGGCATTTGTCACCTGGTACGAGCGCCCAAGTTCACCCTCATGGATCCTCACGGATGTTTTTGGCACGGCGCCCACGGAGCTGACCCGGTCCATCAGCCTTCAGAAAGCGCTGCAGCTGATCCGGATTGTGGTGGAAGTGGTGGAAGACCAGGTTCCGGTCATCGCGCCCGAGGCTGACCAGCCATCCCTGCGCGAAGCCGTGCTCCGTTACTCCCGTGAGGTGGCGTTCGCCGCCGCGGACGTTTACGCACGGGCGGCTGAATCCCGCGGCTCCTGGGACACGCGGCTGGAAGCCCTGATTGTGGATGCCATCCTGCGCGGCGAAAACACTGATGCTTTGCGGTCAAGGATCGCCGCGCTGGGCTGGAAGGCTCAGGAACGCTTCACGGTGATGGTGGGCAATTCCCCCTCGGAGCCGAGCGCCAGTTATGTCAGCGAACTCCGCAGGATGGCTGGCCGCTACGCGGAGGACGCGCTGGTTGGCATCCAGGGTGACCGTTTGATCCTGATCCTGGGCGGTGTGCAGGACCGGGAAACCGCCTACGTGAAGCTCAGCGACATGTTCGCTCCCGGACCCGTGGTGTATGGCCCCGAAGCCAGTTCCCTGCTGGAGGCCAGTAGCTCGGCCCAATCCGCCTTCGCCGGCCTCACGGCTGCCCGCGCCTGGCCTGCCGCCCCGCGGCCTGTTGCCGCCGATGATCTCCTTCCTGAGCGCGTCATCTCCGGTGATGATGCTGCCCGCCGCTCCCTGGTCAAGAACATTTACCGGCCGCTCCTGGCAGCGTCCAACGGACTGGTGGAAACGCTCGGAACCTACCTGGAGCTGGGCCACTCCCTGGAGGCAACGGCGCGCGAACTCTTCGTCCATGCGAACACTGTCAGGTACCGGCTGAAGCGGGTTTGTGACGTCACAGGCTGGGATCCGCTGCTGCCCCGCGAGGCTTTTGTCCTCCAGGCTGCCCTCGTGGTGGGCCGTCTTTCAGCCCCGCCCAAAGCTGCCGCGGAGCGCCATCCGTCGCGGAACCAGCCCTGA
- the aceE gene encoding pyruvate dehydrogenase (acetyl-transferring), homodimeric type, whose amino-acid sequence MAAGEDTSHILSGLTNQLPDRDPEETAEWVESLDSLIREQGTERAQYIMRSLLQRAGAQSVGVPMVTTTDYVNTIPADQEAAFPGNEEYERRYRAYMRWNAAVMVHRSQRPNIGVGGHISTYAGAATLYEVGFNHFFRGKDHPGGGDQVFFQGHASPGMYARAFMEGRLSEQDLDGFRQEKSRAGHALSSYPHPRLMPQFWEFPTVSMGIGPMNAIYQAQSNRYLHNRGLKDTSDQQVWAFLGDGEMDEPESRGLLQLAANENLDNLNFVINCNLQRLDGPVRGNGKIMQELEAFFRGAGWNVIKVVWGREWDDLLARDTDGSLVKIMNETPDGDYQTYKAESGGFVREHFFGKDPRTKDLVADLTDDQIWNLKRGGHDYRKVYAAYKAATEFKGKPTVILAKTVKGYGLGPHFEGRNATHQMKKLTLDDLKKFRDHLRIPVTDEQLEKDPYQPPYYHPGTDAPEIQYMLERRAALGGSVPERRSKHAAITLPDAKSYEVAKRGSGKQQAATTMAFVRLLKDLMRDKEFGKHIAPIIPDEARTFGMDAFFPTAKIYNPKGQNYLSVDRDLVLAYKESAQGQLIHPGINEAGAVAAFTAAGTAYATHGVPLVPVYVFYSMFGFQRTGDAFWAAADQMTRGFIIGATAGRTTLTGEGLQHADGHSPLLASTNPAVVTYDPAYGYEMGHIIRNGLERMYGPESDDRNLMYYLTVYNEPITQPAEPEELDVEGVIKGIYLLAPAKIDGPRTQILASGVSVPWALEAQQLLADDWGVSADVWSVTSWNELRRDGLAAEEEAFLNPGQPARVPFVTKQLEGATGPVVAVSDYMKAVPDQIRQFVPNEFATLGADGFGFSDTRAAARRFFKIDIHSIVVRSLEMLARRGEVDPQAPAKAIDKYRLHNVNAGSTGNAGGEA is encoded by the coding sequence GTGGCTGCAGGAGAAGATACCTCCCATATCCTCAGCGGGTTGACTAACCAGCTGCCTGATCGTGATCCGGAAGAGACCGCCGAGTGGGTTGAGTCCCTGGATTCGTTGATCAGGGAACAGGGCACCGAGCGTGCCCAATACATCATGCGGAGCCTGTTGCAGCGCGCGGGGGCGCAGAGCGTGGGCGTGCCGATGGTGACCACCACCGATTACGTGAACACCATCCCGGCGGACCAGGAAGCGGCGTTCCCGGGCAACGAGGAATACGAGCGCCGGTACCGTGCGTACATGCGGTGGAACGCCGCGGTGATGGTCCACCGGTCCCAGCGCCCGAACATCGGCGTGGGCGGGCACATCTCCACCTACGCCGGGGCCGCGACCCTGTACGAGGTGGGCTTCAACCACTTCTTCCGCGGCAAGGACCACCCCGGCGGCGGGGACCAGGTCTTCTTCCAGGGCCACGCCTCCCCCGGCATGTACGCGAGGGCGTTCATGGAAGGCCGGCTCTCCGAGCAGGACCTGGACGGGTTCCGGCAGGAAAAATCCCGCGCCGGCCACGCCCTGTCTTCCTACCCGCACCCCAGGTTGATGCCGCAGTTCTGGGAGTTCCCCACGGTGTCCATGGGCATCGGGCCGATGAACGCGATCTACCAGGCCCAGTCCAACCGGTACCTGCACAACCGGGGCCTGAAAGACACCTCGGACCAGCAGGTCTGGGCGTTCCTGGGCGACGGGGAAATGGACGAGCCCGAATCCCGCGGCCTGCTCCAGCTCGCCGCGAACGAGAACCTGGACAACCTGAACTTCGTGATCAACTGCAACCTCCAGCGCCTGGACGGGCCGGTACGCGGCAACGGCAAGATCATGCAGGAACTCGAAGCGTTCTTCCGCGGCGCGGGCTGGAACGTGATCAAGGTGGTCTGGGGCCGGGAATGGGATGACCTGCTGGCCCGCGACACCGACGGCTCACTCGTGAAAATCATGAACGAAACCCCCGACGGGGACTACCAGACCTACAAGGCCGAATCCGGCGGGTTCGTCCGCGAACACTTCTTCGGCAAGGACCCCCGCACCAAAGACCTCGTCGCGGACCTCACCGATGACCAGATCTGGAACCTCAAACGCGGCGGCCACGACTACCGCAAGGTCTACGCCGCGTACAAGGCCGCCACCGAATTCAAGGGCAAACCCACCGTCATCCTGGCCAAAACCGTCAAGGGCTACGGACTCGGACCCCACTTCGAGGGCCGCAACGCCACCCACCAAATGAAAAAACTCACCCTCGACGACCTCAAGAAGTTCCGCGACCACCTGCGGATCCCCGTCACGGATGAGCAGCTCGAAAAAGACCCGTACCAGCCGCCGTACTACCACCCCGGTACGGACGCCCCGGAAATCCAGTACATGCTGGAACGCCGTGCCGCTTTGGGCGGGTCCGTTCCCGAGCGCCGCAGCAAGCACGCGGCGATCACCCTGCCGGACGCGAAGTCCTACGAGGTGGCCAAGCGCGGCTCGGGCAAGCAGCAGGCCGCCACCACCATGGCCTTCGTCCGGCTCCTGAAGGACCTGATGCGGGACAAGGAGTTCGGCAAGCACATCGCCCCGATCATCCCGGATGAGGCGCGCACCTTCGGTATGGATGCGTTCTTCCCGACGGCCAAGATCTACAACCCCAAGGGGCAGAACTACCTGTCCGTGGACCGGGACCTGGTCCTGGCCTACAAAGAATCCGCCCAGGGCCAGCTGATCCACCCAGGCATCAACGAGGCCGGCGCCGTGGCAGCGTTCACCGCCGCCGGCACCGCGTACGCCACCCATGGCGTGCCCCTGGTCCCGGTCTACGTGTTCTACTCCATGTTCGGCTTCCAGCGCACCGGCGACGCCTTCTGGGCAGCAGCAGACCAAATGACCCGCGGTTTCATCATCGGCGCCACCGCAGGACGGACCACCCTCACCGGCGAAGGCCTCCAGCACGCCGACGGCCACTCACCGCTCCTGGCCTCCACCAACCCGGCAGTAGTCACCTACGACCCCGCCTACGGCTACGAAATGGGCCACATCATCCGCAACGGCCTCGAACGCATGTACGGGCCTGAATCGGACGACCGCAACCTCATGTACTACCTCACCGTGTACAACGAGCCGATCACCCAGCCCGCCGAACCCGAAGAGCTGGACGTCGAAGGCGTCATCAAGGGCATCTACCTGCTCGCCCCGGCAAAGATCGACGGTCCCCGAACCCAGATCCTCGCCTCGGGCGTGTCGGTGCCATGGGCCCTGGAGGCACAGCAGCTCCTGGCCGATGACTGGGGCGTTTCCGCCGACGTCTGGTCCGTCACCTCCTGGAACGAACTGCGCCGCGACGGCCTCGCCGCCGAAGAGGAAGCCTTCCTCAACCCCGGCCAGCCCGCCCGCGTCCCCTTCGTCACCAAACAGCTCGAAGGCGCCACCGGCCCCGTCGTCGCAGTGTCCGACTACATGAAGGCCGTCCCGGACCAGATCCGCCAGTTCGTCCCCAACGAATTCGCCACCCTCGGCGCCGACGGCTTCGGATTCTCCGACACCCGCGCCGCAGCCCGCCGCTTCTTCAAGATCGATATCCACTCCATCGTGGTGCGGTCGCTGGAGATGCTGGCACGCCGCGGTGAGGTTGATCCGCAGGCACCGGCCAAGGCCATCGACAAGTACCGGCTGCACAACGTGAATGCAGGTTCCACCGGCAACGCCGGAGGCGAGGCCTAG
- a CDS encoding DUF3052 domain-containing protein yields MSEADAATSVNVAEKLGFKNGDLIQEFGYDDDVDFDLRDDIEDLTGSELLDEDDHEVADAVIFWWRDGDGDLVDSLMDSLTTLGENGVVWVLTPKSGRDGYVSPADIQEAAPTAGLHVTTSAGVSKDWSAVRLVSRKNK; encoded by the coding sequence GTGAGCGAGGCCGACGCCGCCACTTCGGTAAATGTGGCGGAAAAATTGGGTTTCAAGAACGGGGATCTGATTCAGGAGTTCGGTTACGACGACGACGTCGATTTCGACTTGCGTGACGATATTGAGGACCTCACGGGTTCTGAGTTGCTCGATGAGGATGATCACGAGGTGGCGGATGCCGTCATCTTCTGGTGGCGCGACGGCGACGGGGACCTTGTGGACAGCCTGATGGATTCCCTGACCACCCTGGGTGAAAACGGCGTGGTCTGGGTCCTCACCCCGAAGTCAGGGCGGGACGGGTATGTCTCTCCCGCGGACATCCAGGAAGCTGCCCCGACAGCCGGCCTGCACGTAACAACCTCGGCAGGCGTCTCGAAGGACTGGAGCGCCGTCCGCCTGGTCAGCAGGAAAAACAAGTGA
- a CDS encoding peroxiredoxin, which produces MTAALDAAPVAVPAVGGQAPDFELANQYGEPVRLSSLRGGNVVLVFYPFAFSGICTGELCEIRDNLAIFEAADATVLAVSVDSKFSLRAYAAQERYTFDLLADFWPHGEVARAYGVFDADSGMAQRGTFIIDAAGTIRYSVVNPRGQARDFQEYRAALAGLGQD; this is translated from the coding sequence GTGACGGCAGCGCTTGACGCTGCCCCTGTAGCTGTGCCCGCCGTCGGCGGGCAAGCACCTGACTTCGAACTCGCCAACCAGTACGGCGAGCCGGTCCGGTTGTCATCCCTCCGGGGCGGGAATGTGGTCCTGGTCTTTTATCCGTTCGCGTTTTCGGGCATCTGCACCGGGGAGCTGTGCGAGATACGGGACAACCTGGCCATATTCGAGGCAGCCGACGCCACGGTCCTGGCCGTCTCCGTTGACAGCAAGTTCAGCCTGCGGGCTTATGCAGCCCAGGAACGGTACACCTTCGATCTGCTGGCAGATTTCTGGCCGCACGGTGAAGTGGCCCGGGCTTATGGCGTTTTTGACGCGGACAGCGGCATGGCGCAACGCGGTACCTTCATCATCGACGCGGCCGGAACAATCCGGTATTCGGTAGTGAATCCCCGCGGCCAGGCCCGCGACTTCCAGGAATACCGTGCCGCGTTGGCAGGCCTGGGGCAGGACTGA
- a CDS encoding NAD-dependent protein deacetylase: MAQQRAGVGLTGFASMPPVAAAAPSDGEREILLKIREVLAGKRFVLVTGAGLSTDSGIPDYRGPGSPPRSPMTYQEFLKDQANRQRYWARNHIGWSHLRHADPNQGHYAAAELERRGYLTGLITQNVDRLHEDAGSVNVVDLHGRYDQVVCLACHRTYSRRLLAGVLEELNPGFLSRAAETGLVEMAPDADATVEDQALISSFVVAVCFACGGTLKPDFVYFGENVPKDRVERSYRMVDEADALVAAGSSLTVMSGLRFVRHAAKDGKPVVIINRGTTRGDDKANIKLEAGVSESLAWLAAALPPL; the protein is encoded by the coding sequence ATGGCGCAGCAGCGGGCGGGGGTAGGGCTGACAGGTTTTGCCAGCATGCCGCCCGTGGCTGCGGCCGCTCCCTCTGACGGGGAGCGGGAGATTCTGCTCAAGATCCGTGAGGTCCTTGCGGGCAAGCGGTTTGTCCTGGTCACCGGGGCGGGACTAAGCACAGACTCCGGAATCCCGGACTACCGCGGGCCGGGTTCGCCGCCGCGTTCACCCATGACGTACCAGGAGTTCCTCAAGGACCAGGCCAACCGGCAACGCTACTGGGCCCGGAACCACATCGGCTGGTCCCATCTGCGCCACGCCGATCCGAACCAGGGCCATTACGCGGCTGCCGAACTCGAGCGGCGCGGATACCTCACCGGACTGATCACCCAGAACGTCGACCGGCTGCATGAAGACGCAGGCAGTGTCAACGTGGTGGACCTCCATGGCAGGTATGACCAGGTGGTGTGCCTGGCATGCCACCGCACGTACTCGAGGCGCCTCCTGGCCGGAGTGCTGGAGGAGCTTAACCCGGGCTTCCTGTCCCGCGCGGCGGAAACAGGCCTGGTGGAGATGGCTCCGGACGCTGATGCCACTGTGGAGGACCAGGCGCTGATCAGCAGTTTTGTTGTTGCCGTTTGCTTTGCCTGCGGCGGGACACTCAAGCCTGACTTTGTCTACTTTGGCGAGAATGTGCCCAAGGACCGGGTTGAGCGGTCGTACCGGATGGTTGACGAGGCCGATGCCCTGGTAGCCGCCGGATCTTCACTGACGGTGATGAGCGGGCTGCGCTTCGTCCGGCATGCGGCCAAGGACGGAAAGCCCGTCGTCATCATCAACCGTGGAACCACCCGTGGTGATGACAAAGCGAACATCAAACTGGAGGCTGGCGTCAGCGAATCCCTGGCCTGGCTGGCAGCCGCTCTCCCGCCCCTCTAG
- a CDS encoding IclR family transcriptional regulator, producing the protein MADSRNSRSSDGLGSASPAPAVTRAAAVLDALAASATGRLTLSDLARELGIPKSSTSNLLLALEEARLISRQGAEFTLGRKLVELGAAYLSRLDEVQEFYRYCEQAPTLSRETVRIAMLDGTNVIYLARYEGHPAVRLTSNIGDKMPVSLCAVGKALMARLNVHDIEEMFPDDAELPVMTPKSLRTGAELKAQLRTIREQGYAFEDEESTTGVVCLAVSVPTRGAHGPSLGLSVTALKATYTEEQGSQMVKELRELARSLGNPMG; encoded by the coding sequence ATGGCCGATTCCCGCAACTCCCGATCATCCGACGGCCTGGGAAGCGCCTCGCCGGCGCCCGCCGTTACCCGTGCAGCCGCGGTGCTCGATGCCCTCGCCGCGTCGGCAACCGGAAGACTGACCCTCAGCGACCTCGCCCGCGAGCTCGGCATCCCCAAGTCCTCCACATCCAACCTCCTGCTGGCCCTCGAAGAAGCGCGCCTGATCAGCAGGCAGGGAGCGGAGTTCACCCTGGGCCGCAAGCTCGTGGAACTCGGTGCCGCCTACCTGAGCCGGCTGGATGAGGTGCAGGAGTTCTACCGGTACTGCGAACAGGCTCCCACGCTGTCCAGGGAGACGGTACGGATTGCCATGCTGGATGGAACGAACGTCATCTACCTTGCCCGCTATGAAGGCCACCCCGCTGTCAGGCTGACCTCCAACATCGGCGACAAAATGCCGGTCTCGCTGTGTGCGGTGGGCAAGGCGCTGATGGCGCGCCTGAACGTACACGACATTGAGGAAATGTTCCCTGACGACGCCGAGCTGCCCGTTATGACGCCCAAGTCCCTCAGGACCGGGGCAGAGCTCAAAGCCCAGCTCCGGACCATCCGCGAGCAGGGCTACGCCTTTGAAGACGAGGAGTCCACCACCGGGGTGGTGTGCCTTGCGGTATCGGTACCCACCAGGGGTGCCCACGGTCCCAGCCTGGGACTATCCGTCACGGCCCTCAAGGCCACCTACACGGAGGAGCAGGGATCCCAGATGGTCAAGGAGCTCCGGGAGCTGGCCCGTTCCCTCGGAAACCCGATGGGCTAG
- a CDS encoding MFS transporter, translated as MTTRTKAPQAADGAVVEPDQLRRATLASSVGSALEYYDFYIYGLASALIFGPLFFAPLGESGAVIASFATYGVGFAARPFGGVVFGYIGDRFGRKMVLILTIGLMGMASFAIGLLPTFEQAGMLGAVLLVTLRIIQGLGAGAEQAGATTLISEVAPRRRRGFFASLPFVGIQLGTLLGAGTFALMALADKEVLQGWLWRVPFLASFILIVIAVFIRLRLKETPVFQELEKHKAVVKNPVGQIWKHSKKNVLVGIGLRMGENGNSSIYSALLVSFISMPAGVFAGDKFIGPTGLLIAAGFAAVMVVTFGALSDRFGRVPVYRYGALFQAVIALPAFYLVTLGNVTLVWAVMVVGIALGVQSMLGPQCALLPELFGSQHRFTGVALSRELSAVLAGGFAPMIGVALLAATNHSWLVPAIYSLVLASISFVATFFTPETVGRDLVLVEDAS; from the coding sequence GTGACAACTCGTACTAAAGCACCGCAGGCCGCGGACGGCGCCGTCGTCGAACCGGACCAGCTGCGAAGGGCAACTCTTGCCAGTTCCGTCGGCTCCGCACTGGAGTACTACGACTTTTACATCTACGGCCTGGCTTCGGCGCTGATCTTCGGACCGCTGTTTTTTGCCCCGCTCGGGGAAAGCGGGGCAGTCATTGCCTCCTTTGCCACGTACGGCGTCGGCTTTGCGGCCCGCCCGTTTGGCGGCGTCGTCTTCGGCTACATCGGTGACCGGTTCGGCCGCAAAATGGTCCTGATTCTCACCATTGGGCTGATGGGCATGGCCAGCTTCGCCATCGGCCTGCTGCCCACCTTTGAACAGGCGGGCATGCTTGGCGCAGTCCTCCTGGTGACCCTGCGCATCATCCAGGGCCTGGGTGCGGGGGCTGAGCAGGCCGGTGCCACCACGCTTATCTCGGAAGTGGCCCCGCGCCGCCGTCGAGGTTTCTTCGCCTCGCTGCCGTTCGTCGGCATCCAGTTGGGCACCCTCCTGGGGGCCGGAACCTTTGCCCTGATGGCGCTGGCTGACAAGGAAGTCCTGCAGGGCTGGCTGTGGCGGGTGCCGTTCCTGGCCAGCTTCATCCTTATTGTTATTGCCGTCTTCATCCGCCTCCGCCTGAAGGAAACCCCGGTTTTCCAGGAGCTCGAGAAGCACAAGGCCGTGGTGAAGAACCCCGTGGGCCAGATCTGGAAACACTCCAAAAAGAACGTCCTGGTGGGCATCGGCCTGCGGATGGGCGAGAACGGCAACTCCTCCATCTACTCCGCGCTCCTGGTGTCGTTCATCAGCATGCCCGCCGGTGTGTTTGCCGGCGACAAGTTCATCGGCCCCACCGGTCTGCTGATCGCTGCCGGGTTCGCCGCTGTGATGGTGGTGACGTTCGGCGCCCTCTCCGACCGTTTTGGCCGCGTCCCCGTCTACAGGTACGGCGCCCTGTTCCAGGCAGTCATTGCCCTCCCGGCGTTCTACCTGGTGACCCTTGGAAACGTCACGCTGGTCTGGGCGGTTATGGTGGTGGGCATCGCCCTGGGCGTGCAGTCCATGCTTGGCCCGCAGTGCGCGCTGCTGCCGGAACTGTTCGGCTCCCAGCACCGCTTCACGGGCGTTGCATTGAGCCGGGAACTGTCCGCCGTACTCGCCGGAGGCTTTGCCCCCATGATCGGCGTCGCCCTTCTGGCCGCGACCAACCACTCGTGGCTGGTTCCCGCCATCTACTCACTGGTCCTGGCATCGATCTCGTTTGTGGCCACGTTCTTCACGCCTGAAACCGTGGGCCGGGACCTGGTCCTGGTGGAGGACGCCAGCTAG